Below is a genomic region from Streptomyces ferrugineus.
GCCCGTCGCCGAACCGGGCCGCGTGCAGGAAGTCCGCCGCCCAGGGATCGAGCACATACGGCGCGTCCCGGCCGCACTCGGCGGCGTGCGCGGCGGCCGTCCAGAGCGCGACACGCGAGAGGCCGTACGGCGGTGCGGCCTCGTCGGGCAGCGTGCCGCCCGGCGCGGACGGGGTCTGGGAGCGGGTGGTCTCGGGCATGGCGAACCTCCGTATGGGCATGGCGAATGGGGCGGGGCGGCCGGTCAGCGGGAGCGGCGGCGGGCGAGCAGGTAGGCCATCGCGCCCAGGGCGAGAAGGCCGCCGGACGGGCGGGTGGGGCGTTGGCCGCCCATCGCGGCGGTGGTGCGCGGCTCGTGGACCTGCAACGCGAACTGGCGGTTGGCGATGTCGCCGAGCACCCCGCGCAGCTGCTCGGGGCTGGTGACGGCGGCGAGCAGCAGCTCCATGGAGTTGCGGGCGAACTGGTGGCGCCCGAGGAACTCGCGGCCCAGCGCGAAGAGGATCTTCGGCACCTCGCCCTGGAACACCTCCGGCAGCGTGATCTCGGGGGCGAGGCAGCGCACCGAGCCGTCGAGGTTGGCGAAGGACTTGCCGAGCAGCGAGACCGCCGGCGGTGAGCCGATGCCCCGCTTGGTCGCCTTCGCGAGGACGGTGGTCAGGGAGACCCCGAAGTTCAGGTCCTCCAGGGACAGATGGGAGACCTTGGGCACGAACGCCGCCATGTCGGCGGCGAACGCGGGCATGTTGGACCAGGACGTCACCCGGCCCATCTCGGCCCAGTGGTGCGCGAGCCCGGCGCCGTCGTTCTGCGCCAGCGTCATGAACAGCGGCAGGAGTTGGAGACTGGTACGGCGGTCCAGACGGCCGACCATGCCCCAGTCGATCAGCGTCGCGGGTCCGCCGGGCGCCGCGAAGACGTTGCCCGCGTGCGGGTCGGCGTGGAAGACGCGGTGCACGAAGTACCCGTGGTACATGAAGCGCAGCAGGTCCCGGCCGATCTCGATGCGCTCGTCGTCCGTGAAGTGGCCGCGGTCGATGTGCCGTACCGACGCCCCCGGGGCCAGCGACTGCACCAGGACCCGGGGGCTCGCGTGCAGCACCCTGGGCACCTCCAGCGTGCGGAAGGGACGGACGTACTGCCGGGCCTCGTCCATGTTGCGGGCCTCGCCGGTGAAGTCCAGCTCCGGCTCCATCGCGTCGAAGACGGAGCCGAGCATCGCCTCGATGTCGATGACCTCGTTGAAGCGGGGCGCGACACGGGCCACGATCCGGGACGCGCGGCGCATCAGGGCCATGTCGGCGAACACGCCCTCGCGGATGCCGGGCCGCTGGATCTTGACCACGGCCGGCCGGCCGCCGGGCAGCGTCACCCGGTACACCTGGGCGAGCGAGGCGGCGCCGAGCGGGGCGACGGTGTCGATGTCGTCGAACCGCAGCTTCCAGTCGGGGCCGAGGTCCTGGGCCAGCACCGACTCGAAGACCGGGAACGGCTGGACGTCGACCTCGTCGTGCAGGTTCTGCAGCTCGTCCCGGATCGACTGCGGCACCATGTCGGGCCGGGTCGACAGAATCTGACCGAGCTTCACATAGAAGGGGCCGAGGCTCTCCAGCGCGTGCCGCACGGCCTTGGCCCGCCGTTCCTCGGCACCGGCGCCGTCCTCCTGGTCCCCTCTCGTACGTCTGCGCAGCCGCGTGGACTGTCCGACCTCGTCGACGACGAGGCTTCCGAGCACCTTGACCACCAGCCGCAGCCGATCCCCGACGACGGACGCCATCGTGAGTGATCTCCTCAGGTAGAGCGGGTCGAGCGGGTCGCGAGGACCGGGTCGGTGACCGGCGGGCGGTCGCCCGTGCCGGCCGGTCACCGTAACCGTGTTCCGGTCGGCCCGAGTGCGTCGGGCCCACCGCCCGTCAGGCCGAGGTGGCCTTGCCGGCCTGGGCCTGCAGCGCCTGGATGAGCTGCGGGATCAGTTCGAGGAGCTGGGTGAGCTGAGCCGGCAGCGAGAGCACGTCGCCCACGCCCTCGGCGGCGTGTCCGACGCCGCCCGCCAACTGGCCGACGCCCCCCGCGAGTTGTCCGAGCCCGGCGAAGGCGTTCGCCGCACCGCCCACCGCGGCCAACGGGTTGGCGCCGCCTCCGGTGAGAGCGGCGAGGGGATTGGCCGCCCCCGCAGCGCCCGCGGCCCCGGTCAGCGCGGCGAGCGGGTTGGCGGCGCCCGCCGCTCCGGCGGCCCCGGTCAGCGCGGCCAGCGGATTGCCCGCCGCCCCTGTGACCGCCGCCAGCGGATTCGCCGCCCCCGCGAGCAGCGCGGCCGGGTTGGCGGCGCCGGAGAGGGCCGCCAGGGCGTTCGCCGGCAGCCCGGCCAGGGCCTCGACGGAGCCGGTGGCCGACGACGACTTCTCGGGGCGGTTGAGGATATCGTCGAACGCCTCCTT
It encodes:
- a CDS encoding ABC1 kinase family protein, which codes for MASVVGDRLRLVVKVLGSLVVDEVGQSTRLRRRTRGDQEDGAGAEERRAKAVRHALESLGPFYVKLGQILSTRPDMVPQSIRDELQNLHDEVDVQPFPVFESVLAQDLGPDWKLRFDDIDTVAPLGAASLAQVYRVTLPGGRPAVVKIQRPGIREGVFADMALMRRASRIVARVAPRFNEVIDIEAMLGSVFDAMEPELDFTGEARNMDEARQYVRPFRTLEVPRVLHASPRVLVQSLAPGASVRHIDRGHFTDDERIEIGRDLLRFMYHGYFVHRVFHADPHAGNVFAAPGGPATLIDWGMVGRLDRRTSLQLLPLFMTLAQNDGAGLAHHWAEMGRVTSWSNMPAFAADMAAFVPKVSHLSLEDLNFGVSLTTVLAKATKRGIGSPPAVSLLGKSFANLDGSVRCLAPEITLPEVFQGEVPKILFALGREFLGRHQFARNSMELLLAAVTSPEQLRGVLGDIANRQFALQVHEPRTTAAMGGQRPTRPSGGLLALGAMAYLLARRRSR